A window from Gorilla gorilla gorilla isolate KB3781 chromosome 21, NHGRI_mGorGor1-v2.1_pri, whole genome shotgun sequence encodes these proteins:
- the PTPRA gene encoding receptor-type tyrosine-protein phosphatase alpha isoform X4, whose protein sequence is MIWEQNTATIVMVTNLKERKECKCAQYWPDQGCWTYGNIRVSVEDVTVLVDYTVRKFCIQQVGDMTNRKPQRLITQFHFTSWPDFGVPFTPIGMLKFLKKVKACNPQYAGAIVVHCSAGVGRTGTFVVIDAMLDMMHTERKVDVYGFVSRIRAQRCQMVQTDMQYVFIYQALLEHYLYGDTELEVTSLETHLQKIYNKIPGTSNNGLEEEFKKLTSIKIQNDKMRTGNLPANMKKNRVLQIIPYEFNRVIIPVKRGEENTDYVNASFIDGYRQKDSYIASQGPLLHTIEDFWRMIWEWKSCSIVMLTELEERGQEKCAQYWPSDGLVSYGDITVELKKEEECESYTVRDLLVTNTRENKSRQIRQFHFHGWPEVGIPSDGKGMISIIAAVQKQQQQSGNHPITVHCSAGAGRTGTFCALSTVLERVKAEGILDVFQTVKSLRLQRPHMVQTLEQYEFCYKVVQEYIDAFSDYANFK, encoded by the exons ATGATCTGGGAACAAAACACAGCCACCATCGTCATGGTTACCAAcctgaaggagagaaaggag tgcaAGTGCGCCCAGTACTGGCCAGACCAAGGCTGCTGGACCTATGGGAATATTCGGGTGTCTGTAGAGGATGTGACTGTCCTGGTGGACTACACAGTACGGAAGTTCTGCATCCAGCAG GTGGGCGACATGACCAACAGAAAGCCACAGCGCCTCATCACTCAGTTCCACTTTACCAGCTGGCCAGACTTTGGGGTGCCTTTTACCCCGATCGGCATGCTCAAGTTCCTCAAGAAGGTGAAGGCCTGTAACCCTCAGTATGCAGGGGCCATCGTGGTCCACTGCAG TGCAGGTGTAGGGCGTACAGGTACCTTTGTCGTCATTGATGCCATGCTGGACATGATGCATACAGAACGGAAGGTGGACGTGTATGGCTTTGTGAGCCGGATCCGGGCACAGCGCTGCCAGATGGTGCAAACCGAT ATGCAGTATGTCTTCATATACCAAGCCCTTCTGGAGCATTATCTCTATGGAGATACAGAACTGGAAGTGACCTCTCTAGAAACCCACCTGCAGAAAATTTACAACAAAATCCCAGGGACCAGCAACAATGGATTAGAGGAGGAGTTTAAG AAGTTAACATCAATCAAAATCCAGAATGACAAGATGCGGACTGGAAACCTTCCAGCTAACATGAAGAAGAACCGTGTTTTACAGATCATTCCAT ATGAATTCAACAGAGTGATCATTCCAGTTAAGCGGGGCGAAGAGAATACAGACTATGTGAACGCATCCTTTATTGAT GGCTACCGGCAGAAGGACTCCTATATCGCCAGCCAGGGCCCTCTTCTCCACACAATTGAGGACTTCTGGCGAATGATCTGGGAGTGGAAATCCTGCTCTATCGTGATGCTAACAGAACTGGAGGAGAGAGGCCAG GAGAAGTGTGCCCAGTACTGGCCATCTGATGGACTGGTGTCCTATGGAGATATTACAGTGGAactgaagaaggaggaggaatgtgAGAGCTACACCGTCCGAGACCTCCTGGTCACCAACACCAGG GAGAATAAGAGCCGGCAGATCCGGCAGTTCCACTTCCATGGCTGGCCTGAAGTGGGCATCCCCAGTGACGGAAAGGGCATGATCAGCATCATCGCCGCcgtgcagaagcagcagcagcagtcagGGAACCACCCCATCACCGTGCACTGCAG CGCTGGGGCAGGAAGGACGGGGACCTTCTGTGCCCTGAGCACCGTCCTGGAGCGTGTGAAAGCAGAGGGGATTTTGGATGTCTTCCAGACTGTCAAGAGCCTGCGGCTACAGAGGCCACACATGGTCCAGACACTG GAACAGTATGAGTTCTGCTACAAGGTGGTGCAGGAATATATTGATGCATTCTCAGATTATGCCAACTTCAAGTAA